In one Lolium rigidum isolate FL_2022 chromosome 3, APGP_CSIRO_Lrig_0.1, whole genome shotgun sequence genomic region, the following are encoded:
- the LOC124694185 gene encoding histone H4, which yields MSGRGKGGKGLGKGGAKRHRKVLRDNIQGITKPAIRRLARRGGVKRISGLIYEETRGVLKIFLENVIRDAVTYTEHARRKTVTAMDVVYALKRQGRTLYGFGG from the coding sequence ATGTCGGGCCgcggcaagggaggcaagggGCTGGGCAAGGGCGGCGCGAAGCGCCACCGGAAGGTGCTGCGCGACAACATCCAGGGCATCACCAAGCCGGCCATCCGCCGCCTGGCGCGCCGCGGCGGCGTCAAGCGCATCTCCGGCCTCATCTACGAGGAGACCCGCGGCGTGCTCAAGATcttcctcgagaacgtcatccgcgacgCCGTCACCTACACCGAGCACGCAAGACGCAAGACCGTCACCGCCATGGACGTCGTCTACGCGCTCAAGCGCCAGGGGCGCACGCTCTACGGATTCGGAGGCTGA